A section of the Mesobacillus jeotgali genome encodes:
- a CDS encoding L,D-transpeptidase family protein, whose amino-acid sequence MKKVFVCMMLLLSMVFFEAPAEAAGGEIIIINKSNNQLAYYKNNKLVKTFKVGTGRKSTYTPEGTFKIVNKIKNRPYYSGNIPGGDPKNPLGNRWLGINARGTWGTTYAIHGNNNPNSIGGYVSAGCIRMYDNEVEWLYDQVKVNTPVVITTSKKSFNAIAAANGYKVTVQASVPVAAAPSSSTVLKKGMRGPEVKTLQQTLTNKGYNTKGIDGVFGPATEAAVKKFQKAKKLKADGIVGPATKKALGMK is encoded by the coding sequence ATGAAAAAGGTGTTTGTTTGTATGATGCTGCTGCTCTCAATGGTGTTTTTTGAAGCACCAGCAGAGGCAGCTGGCGGAGAAATTATAATTATCAACAAGTCTAATAATCAACTGGCTTATTACAAAAATAATAAACTGGTAAAAACCTTTAAAGTGGGGACTGGGCGGAAGTCAACTTATACTCCTGAGGGAACGTTCAAAATCGTCAACAAAATCAAGAATCGACCCTATTACAGCGGCAACATCCCAGGAGGTGACCCAAAGAACCCGCTTGGCAATAGGTGGCTGGGAATCAATGCGAGAGGAACCTGGGGCACCACTTATGCAATCCATGGCAACAACAACCCAAATTCAATCGGCGGTTATGTGAGTGCAGGCTGCATCCGTATGTATGATAATGAAGTGGAATGGCTTTATGACCAAGTAAAAGTTAATACTCCTGTTGTCATTACTACCTCTAAGAAATCCTTTAATGCGATTGCAGCTGCAAATGGTTATAAAGTTACTGTCCAGGCATCAGTTCCGGTGGCTGCAGCACCTTCATCTAGCACTGTACTGAAAAAAGGCATGAGAGGTCCTGAGGTAAAGACTCTGCAGCAGACCCTTACAAATAAAGGCTACAACACTAAAGGAATCGATGGAGTCTTCGGTCCTGCTACGGAAGCAGCCGTAAAGAAATTTCAAAAAGCAAAGAAACTAAAAGCGGACGGAATCGTCGGGCCAGCTACCAAAAAGGCGCTGGGAATGAAGTAA
- a CDS encoding CBO0543 family protein: MKLFIVTVILVLLVALKMPRKRTRHELLATIQFALLMNFVTDLYLDLKYKLYWYFDKEQIEWLYLSVALGEVAVLLIIFNYFPLNSNALKKFIYILGWTFILVFLELYAVYIRVLHYGEWKTIYSAGVYFISLYILYFVLDYTADKRETQ; the protein is encoded by the coding sequence GTGAAGCTATTTATAGTGACAGTTATATTAGTTCTTTTAGTTGCCCTCAAAATGCCCAGAAAAAGAACTAGGCACGAGTTACTAGCTACAATACAGTTTGCATTGTTGATGAATTTTGTAACTGATTTGTATCTTGATTTAAAGTACAAACTTTACTGGTATTTTGATAAAGAACAAATAGAATGGTTGTACCTATCTGTAGCTCTTGGTGAGGTTGCTGTTCTGCTTATTATTTTTAATTATTTTCCTCTGAATTCTAATGCCCTTAAGAAATTTATATATATCTTGGGATGGACATTCATTCTTGTATTTCTCGAATTGTATGCAGTTTATATTAGAGTTTTACATTATGGCGAATGGAAAACAATCTATTCGGCGGGGGTTTACTTTATTTCATTGTACATCCTTTATTTCGTATTGGACTACACAGCGGATAAAAGAGAAACTCAGTAA
- the spxA gene encoding transcriptional regulator SpxA has product MVTLYITSSCASCRKAKAWLQEHEIDFIERNIVSDPLTVEEIKSILRMTEDGTEDIISTNSKAYQNLDVDIDSLPLNHLYDLIRKNPQMLRRPIIQDHKRLQVGYNEEEIRSFLPRKLRTFAGYDWESLAN; this is encoded by the coding sequence TTGGTAACTCTATATATCACATCAAGCTGTGCATCCTGCCGAAAAGCAAAAGCCTGGCTGCAGGAACATGAGATTGATTTTATCGAAAGAAATATTGTTTCAGATCCGCTGACTGTTGAGGAGATTAAATCGATTCTTCGAATGACAGAGGATGGAACGGAAGACATAATCTCAACCAACTCAAAAGCATACCAGAACCTGGATGTGGATATCGATTCACTGCCGCTGAATCACCTTTACGACTTAATCAGGAAAAACCCGCAAATGCTTCGACGCCCGATTATCCAGGATCATAAAAGGTTGCAGGTAGGCTACAATGAAGAAGAAATCCGCAGCTTCTTGCCGCGCAAACTTCGTACATTTGCCGGATATGACTGGGAAAGCCTGGCCAATTAA
- a CDS encoding DUF421 domain-containing protein has protein sequence MNHYLSIAVELISGFVFLFFMTKMQGKTQFSQITPFDFISAIILGELVGNAIYDHEVRVGEIAFAVALWGVLVYVVETVTQKFLHSRKLLEGEPNIVVREGKIKFDALKKAKLDINQLQSLVRQQGYFSLREVEYAIIETNGMVSVLPKADYDTPKNSDMKIKVQDPTLPVNMILDGEVVHENLKEAGLDEQWLKTELEKHKIQHFEDVLFAEWMENQPLFVLEYERKAK, from the coding sequence TTGAATCATTATTTATCCATAGCAGTAGAGTTAATTAGTGGATTTGTTTTCCTGTTTTTTATGACAAAAATGCAAGGGAAGACGCAATTCTCGCAAATTACACCATTTGATTTTATTTCAGCCATTATCCTCGGAGAATTGGTTGGGAACGCAATATATGACCACGAAGTAAGGGTGGGCGAAATCGCCTTTGCCGTTGCCTTGTGGGGAGTACTTGTCTATGTTGTAGAGACAGTTACCCAAAAATTCCTCCATTCGCGGAAATTGCTTGAAGGGGAGCCTAATATCGTAGTACGCGAGGGAAAGATCAAGTTTGATGCGTTGAAAAAAGCTAAGCTGGATATCAATCAGCTTCAAAGTCTGGTCAGGCAGCAAGGCTATTTTTCATTGCGAGAAGTTGAGTATGCAATCATCGAAACGAATGGAATGGTAAGTGTCCTTCCAAAAGCGGATTATGACACGCCAAAGAATAGTGATATGAAAATCAAGGTACAGGACCCAACCCTGCCAGTCAATATGATCCTTGATGGAGAAGTGGTCCACGAAAATTTAAAAGAAGCGGGTCTTGACGAACAGTGGCTGAAGACAGAACTTGAGAAGCATAAAATCCAACACTTTGAAGACGTGCTTTTTGCGGAGTGGATGGAAAATCAACCTTTATTTGTACTGGAGTATGAACGGAAGGCGAAATGA
- the ltrA gene encoding group II intron reverse transcriptase/maturase, protein METKLLRIAELAKSEPKMKFTSLAHLLNEQSLTQCHYELPNKKAVGINGTTKEQYNDNLEENIEDLVSRLKSKSYRPVPVTRMYIPKLNSNKMRPLGIPEHEDKIVQKGITKILNAIYENDFLDCSFGFRPNRNCHDALKILNQYIEKRAVSYVVNVDIKGFFDNVDHKWMMEFLKLRITDLNLLRIVSRFLKGGYMEEGKKYKTDNGTPQGGVISPILANVYLHYVLDLWFEKVVRKQCKGQAYIVRYADDFVCCFQNKSEAQQFFHSLKARLKKFNLEIAEDKTKIIPFGRFAEKNAKRDGTGKPDTFDFLGFTHYCGVSKQGNFRVKRKTSRRKVQGKLKETKEWLKNNRNKDIHMIMDRFKRSLTGYYNYYCITDNTQTVNNFKAKIEYLLFKWLNRRSQRKSFTWDKFRLFLNKYPLHSPRIKVNIYELRKEINYIL, encoded by the coding sequence ATGGAAACAAAACTACTTAGGATAGCAGAATTAGCAAAATCTGAGCCTAAAATGAAGTTTACATCTCTTGCACATTTATTGAATGAGCAATCTTTAACTCAATGTCATTATGAATTGCCTAATAAAAAGGCAGTTGGTATCAACGGAACGACAAAAGAACAATACAATGACAACTTGGAAGAAAATATAGAGGATTTAGTAAGTAGGCTTAAAAGCAAAAGTTACCGTCCTGTTCCAGTAACACGAATGTATATTCCAAAGCTCAACTCAAACAAGATGAGACCACTGGGAATACCGGAACATGAAGATAAAATTGTTCAAAAGGGCATTACGAAAATACTAAATGCCATCTATGAAAATGATTTTCTAGACTGCTCATTTGGGTTCCGACCAAATAGAAACTGCCATGATGCGCTGAAAATACTGAATCAATATATCGAGAAGAGAGCAGTAAGCTATGTAGTCAATGTAGATATCAAAGGCTTCTTTGATAACGTTGACCACAAATGGATGATGGAGTTCTTGAAACTCCGAATCACTGACCTTAACCTACTGAGAATAGTCAGCAGGTTTCTTAAAGGTGGATATATGGAGGAAGGTAAGAAATACAAGACAGACAATGGCACACCGCAAGGTGGAGTGATATCTCCGATATTAGCGAATGTCTATCTCCATTACGTTCTTGATCTATGGTTTGAAAAAGTGGTTAGGAAACAATGTAAAGGCCAGGCTTATATAGTAAGATACGCAGATGATTTTGTTTGTTGTTTTCAAAATAAAAGTGAAGCTCAGCAATTCTTCCATTCATTAAAGGCGAGATTAAAGAAATTTAACCTGGAAATAGCCGAGGATAAAACGAAAATAATTCCCTTCGGACGGTTTGCGGAAAAGAATGCAAAACGTGACGGGACTGGCAAACCAGATACCTTTGATTTCCTCGGGTTTACCCATTATTGTGGGGTAAGTAAACAGGGTAATTTCCGAGTGAAACGGAAAACCAGCAGGAGGAAAGTCCAAGGTAAATTAAAAGAAACCAAAGAATGGCTGAAGAATAATAGGAATAAAGATATCCATATGATTATGGATAGATTTAAACGCTCACTAACAGGTTATTACAACTATTATTGCATCACAGATAACACCCAAACTGTTAACAACTTTAAAGCGAAAATTGAGTACTTACTGTTTAAATGGCTAAACAGAAGAAGCCAAAGGAAATCCTTTACTTGGGATAAATTCAGGCTCTTTCTTAATAAATATCCACTACATTCACCAAGAATCAAAGTGAATATCTATGAACTTAGAAAAGAGATTAACTACATTCTGTAA
- a CDS encoding DUF3267 domain-containing protein: protein MLLIIWFRHLPKVSMNLPEWTPFIQNNWYRKHYMKFVYLLQIIIFLIPHFISTGFTNINIFLLIGIGILVLIIHECLHILVINKKGDISLTFSGIFFWLNTNATLSKVRFWVFMSLPFIVLSVVPVIISFYVLGNIKLILLFVGWINTLISSSDIINSVLIAIKPKNTVFCRGYYRIKQY, encoded by the coding sequence CTGCTTTTGATAATTTGGTTTCGACACTTACCAAAGGTAAGTATGAATTTACCAGAGTGGACTCCTTTTATACAAAATAATTGGTATCGAAAGCATTATATGAAATTTGTATACCTACTTCAAATAATAATTTTCCTAATACCGCATTTCATTTCTACAGGATTCACAAATATTAATATTTTTTTACTCATAGGAATAGGTATTCTTGTCCTCATCATTCACGAATGTTTACACATTTTGGTCATAAACAAAAAAGGTGATATTAGCCTAACGTTTAGCGGTATATTTTTTTGGCTAAATACAAACGCGACCCTCTCCAAAGTTAGATTCTGGGTCTTTATGAGCTTACCATTTATTGTATTATCGGTTGTGCCAGTAATTATATCGTTCTATGTATTAGGAAATATCAAATTAATCCTATTATTTGTAGGTTGGATCAACACTTTGATTTCTTCCTCAGATATCATTAATTCAGTTCTAATTGCAATTAAACCCAAGAACACAGTTTTTTGCAGAGGCTATTACCGAATAAAACAGTATTAA
- a CDS encoding PspC domain-containing protein gives MMKRNRLMRSNSDYVFLGVCGGIAEALLTSSIIVRLVFIFVPVSPILYLILGALMEKEDSFYGDSVRKKSTFKTALLAFIFTALVFVIFFNLGLL, from the coding sequence ATGATGAAAAGAAATAGGCTGATGAGGTCAAATTCGGATTATGTATTTTTAGGTGTATGTGGAGGAATCGCAGAGGCTCTTTTAACTTCATCCATAATTGTGAGATTGGTATTTATATTCGTGCCAGTATCGCCAATACTCTATCTGATTTTAGGAGCACTTATGGAGAAAGAGGATTCATTTTACGGAGATAGTGTAAGAAAGAAGAGTACTTTTAAAACTGCATTGTTAGCATTCATTTTTACTGCATTAGTATTTGTAATCTTTTTTAACTTGGGTCTTCTTTAG
- a CDS encoding IDEAL domain-containing protein, producing the protein MNNSILKVGDWIKGKSRDGELIIGYVESLDILDEKVNATITSSDDETLVGKTIPMSSNGVKKLPEPQVKNKEQIQFLIDLALVTGDEEWFMELSQQLRAMRELVKGIK; encoded by the coding sequence ATGAATAATTCGATTCTGAAAGTAGGGGACTGGATTAAGGGGAAATCCCGGGATGGTGAATTAATTATCGGGTATGTAGAGTCACTTGATATTCTGGACGAAAAGGTGAATGCAACAATAACATCCAGCGATGATGAGACTCTGGTTGGCAAGACAATTCCAATGTCTTCAAACGGAGTTAAAAAGCTTCCTGAGCCTCAGGTTAAAAATAAAGAGCAAATTCAGTTTCTCATTGATTTGGCCCTTGTCACAGGAGACGAAGAATGGTTCATGGAGCTTTCCCAGCAACTTAGAGCCATGAGAGAACTTGTTAAGGGGATAAAATAA
- a CDS encoding IS110 family transposase, whose product MNPVVGLDISKGESQVQAFVDKGKPFGKSFKVAHTLQGLDLLVEFLEVVQKESGLKPPVILEATGHYQKSVVQYLEERGYLLIIINPLISYKAKSSSLRKVKTDAIDAYHLCELFYKEELEPYKKRGVQLLNLRNLTRQHENITGVMIQTKLQFQAILVQVFPEYRRVFGDLYSVVSLLTLKAFPSSEDILEASDDTLSNRIKELCKSRSIRWANEKALQLKVVAARNPFEKTVYQSHILSLGLYIDIILQYKEHLSTLEFEIDALAKEVEEYNIIKSIPGIGEKIAATIISEIGEIDRFTDPKKLVAFAGVDPSVFESGKFTATKNRITKRGSSGLRHALYMAVRCAIRDCRKSKTSDEIIPRNKKLRQFYDKKREEGKPFKVAVIACVNKLLHWIFALLKNRTTFQDIA is encoded by the coding sequence ATGAATCCAGTCGTTGGTCTGGATATTTCAAAGGGGGAAAGTCAGGTTCAAGCTTTTGTAGATAAAGGCAAACCATTCGGTAAGAGCTTTAAAGTAGCTCATACACTACAGGGTCTTGATTTACTTGTAGAGTTTTTAGAGGTAGTACAAAAAGAATCCGGTCTAAAACCTCCAGTTATTCTTGAAGCTACTGGACACTATCAAAAATCAGTAGTCCAATATTTAGAGGAACGTGGGTATTTATTAATCATTATTAACCCTTTGATTTCCTATAAGGCGAAAAGTTCAAGTTTAAGGAAAGTAAAGACAGATGCCATCGATGCTTACCACCTCTGCGAGTTGTTTTACAAGGAGGAGTTAGAGCCATATAAAAAGCGTGGGGTTCAGCTTTTAAACCTTCGTAATCTTACAAGACAACACGAAAATATTACAGGAGTCATGATTCAGACAAAGCTTCAGTTCCAGGCTATTCTAGTTCAAGTATTTCCTGAATATAGAAGAGTCTTCGGTGATTTATATTCTGTGGTATCCCTCTTAACATTAAAGGCGTTTCCGTCATCTGAGGACATATTAGAGGCAAGTGATGACACACTCTCAAATAGGATCAAGGAATTATGTAAAAGCCGCTCAATCAGATGGGCCAATGAAAAAGCCTTACAACTAAAAGTGGTGGCAGCTCGTAATCCCTTTGAAAAGACAGTCTATCAGAGTCATATTTTAAGCTTAGGTTTGTACATTGACATTATTCTTCAATACAAAGAGCACCTATCCACGTTGGAGTTTGAGATAGATGCCCTCGCTAAAGAAGTTGAAGAATATAATATCATCAAATCTATCCCTGGTATCGGTGAAAAGATCGCGGCAACGATTATTTCCGAAATTGGTGAGATAGATCGATTTACTGACCCTAAAAAGCTCGTGGCTTTCGCTGGAGTAGACCCTAGTGTTTTCGAATCTGGCAAGTTTACTGCCACCAAAAACCGAATCACCAAAAGAGGTTCCAGCGGGCTGCGCCACGCTTTATATATGGCTGTTCGTTGTGCTATACGCGACTGTCGCAAGAGTAAAACAAGCGATGAAATCATTCCTCGAAATAAGAAATTACGACAGTTCTATGATAAGAAACGCGAGGAAGGAAAACCATTTAAAGTAGCAGTCATTGCTTGTGTAAATAAGCTCTTACACTGGATATTTGCCCTATTAAAAAACAGAACAACTTTCCAAGATATAGCATAG
- a CDS encoding RrF2 family transcriptional regulator yields MNSDFSLAIHSLTLLALQPDRMSTSDAIAESAGVHPVRIRKVLGLLKKNGFIKSKEGTGGGFIFALDLNEVNLWDIYKLTSEGALQPKCPDSNEKCMVGANMHKVLFAIFLGAEEHLGEFLKRYTLKEIVDLIKQEKDCCE; encoded by the coding sequence ATGAATAGTGATTTTTCCCTTGCCATTCACAGTTTAACTTTACTTGCACTGCAGCCGGACAGGATGTCGACGAGCGATGCAATTGCTGAGAGTGCAGGCGTTCACCCGGTAAGAATTCGTAAAGTGCTGGGGCTGCTAAAAAAAAATGGTTTTATTAAATCAAAAGAAGGAACCGGCGGCGGATTCATTTTTGCGCTTGACTTAAATGAAGTGAACCTCTGGGACATCTATAAATTGACCTCTGAAGGGGCATTGCAGCCTAAGTGTCCTGATTCAAATGAGAAATGTATGGTCGGCGCAAATATGCACAAGGTTCTTTTTGCGATTTTCCTCGGTGCCGAAGAACACTTAGGGGAATTTTTGAAACGTTATACTCTGAAAGAGATTGTTGATTTAATCAAGCAGGAAAAAGATTGCTGTGAGTAA